ATCCCGCGAAGAAGCGGAGCAGCGACGAGGCTTGGACGAACGACACGTAGGCGATCCAGCCGCCTTGCCCGTTCCAGCCCTGGCTCGCGGCATCGGTGGGGGTCGTGACCGTCGCCAGTGCCGCGATATGCGCCGCAAGGCCGGCGGCGAAGCAAAGGCCGATCGCGAGCCATCCCGCTGCCGCACGCCAGTCGCGGTCGATCAATGCGAAGAGGCCGAACAGCATTGCGACCGGCAATACGGTCTCGCGGATCGCGAGCGCGGCCGCGATAACCGCCATCGCGGCCCATGGGCGGGCGGGGCGATAGAGCGCGAGCGCGAGCGCGACGAGCGCGCCCGCCGCGACTTCGTGGATGAACAGCCACTCGCGTGCGGCCAACTGCGTCAGGTTCGCAGCGACGAACAGGGCACCGATCGTGGCGGTGCGCGGGAGGTCCGGTTCGGTTCGCAGCCGCCGATACCACGCAAGGACCGCGGCACCGCCGATAAGGAGAAGTGCGAACTGCACCTTCTGCTCGCCAAGCGCGGCCACGATATAGGCGAGCGTGGGCAGACGAACGGCGACGAAGGGGCGCAGCGGATAATTGCCGGCGCGGTGTTCGGCCGCCGCCGCGGCATAATAGGAGTCTCCCGCCTCAACCCGCTGCGCGATGCGCGCATAAAGCGCATGATCGCCGACGAGTCCGTCGAAATGCGCCGAAGAGGGCTTTGCGACTTCGACATGATCGCGGCCGACGCCGCCGGCAACTCCCCACGCCATCAGCAGCACGAGCAGGCCGAGAATCGCCGCTGCGACCGGGCGCGAGACGCCGGCGAAGCGGTTCCAGTCTCGCTTTGCGGTCGCTACTTGCGCCATGTCAGCGCCGACGACATTGCGAAGTTCCAGATCGCGCCGACCACGACGCCGGCAACCCCGGCGACCCACCAGCGCTCGTCATGCCCCGCCATCCATGTGCCGATGCCGATATTGGCGACCGCGCCCAGTGCCGAAATCGCATAGAAGCTGGCAAGGCCGCCGACGACGCGCCAGCCCTTGAGCTTGCGATCGGCGTAAGTGAAGCTGTTGTTGAGAAAGAAATTGAAAGCGATCGCGGTCATCACCGCCGCCGTCTGCGCGGTGACGAAGGCGCTGCCAGTGCCGAGGATCGTGCGCAGCACCGCGAGATGGACGAATACGCCGATCCCGCCGACCATCAGGAATTTGAGCAGACGGACGGGGATGAAACGGCCGATCGTCTTGTCGGCGATCAGCTCGGCATATTCGGCGATCACGCGTGCGCCGATCTTGCTTTCGCCCGCCTCGCGCGTGCGGAATTGATAGGGGATTTCGGCGACCTTCAGCGGCGTCGGGCTCGACGCCAATATGTCGATCAATATCTTGAAGCCGATCGCCGACAGGCGCGGCAGCGCGCGTTCAAAGGCGTCGCGGCGAACCGCGAAAAAGCCGCTCATCGGGTCGCTCACATCGGTGCCGAGCGCGATCTGCCCGGCGCGCGTCGCAAGCCGGCTCATACGGGCGCGGTCCTTGTCCCAGTCGCCGATTCCGCCGCCTGCGACATAGCGCGTTCCAACGGCGATATCGGCGCCGTTCGCGATCGCGTCGATCAGCTGCGGCAGCGCATCCTCACTGTGCTGAAGATCGCCGTCCATCACCGCGATCACGGGGGCCGCCGTCGCCAATATGCCTTCGACAACCGCCGATGACAGGCCGCGGCGGCCCACGCGCTGGACGATCCGCACATGCCGCGATCCGCGGCCGATGCGGCGTATCAGTTCGCTTGTTCCATCGGGCGAATTGTCGTCGACGAATACGACTTCCCATCCGCGCCCGGCGAGTACGACCGAGAGTTTTTCGATCAACCTTTCGACATTGCCCGCCTCGTTGAGCGTCGGCACGACGACCGCAACCTCGAGCGGCAGCGCGTCGACGGGGAGGATCGTTTCGGCAATCAGGGTGTCGTGGCGCATGAAACCTCGGTTTTTCCGGATTTCACGTCCGGGGTTGGTCAGGATCGGATAGTGGCGATTTAAGGTAAATATCCGGTAACCAATGGCGGCTTCATGTGGACGCGACCTTGTAAACATGCAATTTCGCGATTGGGGGTCGCCTTCGGGGATGGGGGGCTGAATGAACGGGTTTTGGGGCGGGACGCTTGTGCTTGCGATATCGCTTGCGCTTTCGGGGTGCGGTTACGCAAAAAAGGCGCCCGAGATGCTGCCGCCTGCGCCGGGCGGGGCCTCGCCTTATGAAGACGAGCGCGCGGCCGCCTATCGCGCCCAACAGGAAGCAATGGCACAGCAAGCTGCTCGCGAACAGCAATCGGCACGCGCCGAAGCCATGCGCGCCTATGAAGAAGCAAAGGCCGCCGTGGCCCAGGCCAAGAAACAGGTCGAAGCCGCGCGCAAGGGGCATATCAACATCCCGGGCGCCAGTGCAGGGTCGACGGGGGCCACGCATTTGGCCGATTCCGCTGCGGGCTCCGCGAGCGATCCGGGCGCCTCCGCAAAGATCGCCTGCCCGCAGCTCGGCGGCCTCGCGACACCCGAAGAATGTGCCAATTATTCGGGCCTGCTCGCGACGATGCAGAGCGGCGTTGCCGCCTTTGATCCGCCCCGCCGGATGGCGATGGGGCGCGATTATCCGGTCAAGCTGGTGATCGGCGCGAAGGAGGTCGCGGCGCAGGTCGTCGACAGCGCGACCGACGCCGGCGACGTGAAGACCGTCGACATTCGGCTCGGCTCGTGGGTCTGCGCCGAATTGCTCGCGACACAGTTCGAGCTGAACGGGCCGGCACGTCAGTGCAAGGAACGCGGGCTGTCGCGCATGCTCTCGTTCGACTGGACCGTCTCGCCAAAGCAGGACGGACAGCTCAAGCTGGGCGTGAAGGTCGAAAGCCTTGCCGAACAGAATGGCAAACCGCTCGATACGATCGACAGCCGGATGATCGCGGTCGATGTCGAAGCCGACGCGATCGGCCGCTTCGATATGATGGTGTCGCGGTTGACCGACAGCCTTGGCGGTGTCCGTACGATGCTGCTCGCGCTGGTCAGCGCGCTTGGCGTGCTGTCGGTCGTGGTCTGGCGCATCCGCAACCTTGGCAAGAAGCCCGAGAAGGATGCGCTGAAGGACCTGACCTCTAGCTGATCCCCAGCGCCCACAATGCCGCGGCGCCCGCCGCCGCACCCGCCAGCGCGGTCAGCGCATAACGCCACCAGCGGCGGTTCTCGCCCGAATCCCACATCAACGGAATGTCGGGCAGCGGCGGTGCGGGCGGCGCGGCGCCCTTCTTCGGCAATTGCGCGTCGAGGCGGCGGATGATGTCGGGGATCAGCGCCAGCGTCTTGCCCTGTTCGCGCAAACCATCGGCCAGTGCGGCCTCGGGGCCGAGTTCGTCGCGGATCCATTCGCTCACGAACGGGCCCGAGACGTCCCACATATTGATCTTGGGGTTCAGCATCGTGGCGACGCCCTCGACCATCACCATCGTCTTTTGCAGCAGCAGCAGATGCGGCTGGGTCTGCATGTCGAAATCGCGCGTGATCGCGAACAGGCCGTCGAGCATCTGCCCGACGCTAAGCTCGCTCACCGGCTTGCCGCGCATCGGCTCGCCGACCGCGCGCAACGCCGTCGCGAATTCCTCGACGCTGTGATAGTCGGGGACATATTGCGCCTCGAAATGGATTTCGGCGACGCGGCGGTAATTGCCCGTGGTCAGCCCATAGAGGATTTCGGCGAGCCAGTAGCGCGCCTGCCGGTTGATCCGCCCCATGATGCCGAAGTCTACGGCGGCGATCGTGCCGTCGGACTTCACGAACAAATTGCCCTGGTGCATGTCGGCGTGGAAGAAGCCCTCGGCGATCGCTTGCCGCAGGAAGGCGTTCACGAGGTTCGCCGACAATTTTTCCATATCGTGCCCGGCGGCGATCAGCGCGTCGCGGCGCGAAATCTTGATCCCGTCGATCCAGTCGAGCGTCATGACGCGGCTCGCGGTACGGTCCCAGTCGATGGCGGGGACCTCATAGGTCGGAACGCCGACCATGGCGTCGCGAAGTTCGGACGCCGAGGCGGCTTCGCGGCGGAGGTCGAGTTCGCGAAGCGTCCAGCGGCGGAAATTGGCGATCACCTGCCGCGGGCGCAGCCGCGTTGCTTCACCGCCGAGCGCCTCGAGATGCGCGGCTGCCCATTCATAGGTTTCGATGTCGCGCGCGAATTGCTTGTCGATTCCGGGACGGCGCACCTTTACCGCGACCTTGCGGCCATCGGTCGTCACCGCGCGGTGGACCTGTGCGATCGACGCCGATCCGATGGGTTCGGGATCGAATTCGCTATAGAGGCTCTCAAGCGGAACCTCGAAGGTCGCCTCGATTTCCTGCCGGATGCGCTCGAAGGCGACGGGGGCGAGCGCGTCCTGCAGCGTCAGCAGATTGTGCGCGGCTTCCTCGCCGACGAGGTCGGGACGCGTTGCGAGCGTCTGGCCGAGCTTGACCGCGGCCGGGCCGATCGCCTGAAAGGCCGCGGCATAGTCGGGTATCTTTGGCTGGATCGTACCTAGCCGAGCAATGCGGCAGAGGCGCTTGACCCCCGGCGGGGTCTGCGGCGCGCTCTCGATTCCGCGCAGCGCGCCGTGACGCGCAAGGATGCGCCCCCACTTCAGCAGGCGGACGATATGGGTGACGGGTCGGGTCAAGCTTTCCACCCGCTGTGGATCGCGACGAGCCCGCCGAGGATCGGCTCGACCTTGACCGCCGTGAAGCCGGCTTCGCGGATCATCCTCGCGAATTCGGGCATCGGCGGAAAGCGGCGGATCGATTCGATCAAATAACGATAGCTGTCCTCATCGTCGGCGATCAGCTTGCCGAGCTTGGGGACGAGATGGTGCGAATAGGCGTCATAGGCCTGCGCGAAACCCGGCCATTCGTTGGTCGAAAATTCGAGGCAGAAGAAACGCCCGCCATAGCGCAGCACGCGGTGCGCTTCCTTCAGCGCGGCGGGGATGTCGGTGACGTTGCGGATGCCGAAGGCGATCGTATAGGCGTCGAAAAACTGGTCGGGAAACGACAGCTTCTCGGCATTTTGTTCGGACCAGACGAGGCTGTCGATGCCGCGTTCGGCGGCGCGTTCGACACCCACGCCCAGCATGTCGGGGTTGATGTCGGCAACGGTGATGCTGGCGCCGAAGCGCTCCATGCGAAAGGCGATGTCGCCGGTGCCGCCCGCCATGTCGAGGATCGTCTCACCTTCGCGCGGTTTCACGCGGCGCACGAAGCGATCCTTCCACAGGCGGTGCATGCCCCCCGACATCGCATCGTTCATGATGTCATATTTGCGCGCGACGCGGCTGAACACCTCGCCGACCATTGCGGTCTTTTCCCCCGCAGGGACCTGTTCATAGCCGAAGCTGACGGTGTCGGGAGTGGCCATGGAGTGCGCGCCTTTGCGGGGGAGTGGTAAAGTCGAACGGCCTTTAGCGGGGCCTTGCCGCCCGCGCAAATGGCGCGTAGCCCGATAGGCGATATGCCCGAACTCCCCGAAGTCGAAACCACTGTCCGCGGCCTCGCGCCGTTTCTCGAAGGCCAGCGGCTGACCGCCGTCACGACATATCGTCCGGACTTGCGCCGCCCCTTTCCCGCCGACCTCGCGCAGCGACTGACCGGCGCGACGGTCACCGGCCTGTCGCGCCGCGCCAAATATGGCGTCATCTCGACCGACCGCGACGATCATATGATCTTTCATCTCGGCATGTCGGGGCGCTGGCGTACCGAGGGCGGCGAGGCGGGCAAGCACGACCATCTGCTGCT
This sequence is a window from Sphingopyxis sp. USTB-05. Protein-coding genes within it:
- a CDS encoding glycosyltransferase family 2 protein: MRHDTLIAETILPVDALPLEVAVVVPTLNEAGNVERLIEKLSVVLAGRGWEVVFVDDNSPDGTSELIRRIGRGSRHVRIVQRVGRRGLSSAVVEGILATAAPVIAVMDGDLQHSEDALPQLIDAIANGADIAVGTRYVAGGGIGDWDKDRARMSRLATRAGQIALGTDVSDPMSGFFAVRRDAFERALPRLSAIGFKILIDILASSPTPLKVAEIPYQFRTREAGESKIGARVIAEYAELIADKTIGRFIPVRLLKFLMVGGIGVFVHLAVLRTILGTGSAFVTAQTAAVMTAIAFNFFLNNSFTYADRKLKGWRVVGGLASFYAISALGAVANIGIGTWMAGHDERWWVAGVAGVVVGAIWNFAMSSALTWRK
- the ubiB gene encoding 2-polyprenylphenol 6-hydroxylase — protein: MTRPVTHIVRLLKWGRILARHGALRGIESAPQTPPGVKRLCRIARLGTIQPKIPDYAAAFQAIGPAAVKLGQTLATRPDLVGEEAAHNLLTLQDALAPVAFERIRQEIEATFEVPLESLYSEFDPEPIGSASIAQVHRAVTTDGRKVAVKVRRPGIDKQFARDIETYEWAAAHLEALGGEATRLRPRQVIANFRRWTLRELDLRREAASASELRDAMVGVPTYEVPAIDWDRTASRVMTLDWIDGIKISRRDALIAAGHDMEKLSANLVNAFLRQAIAEGFFHADMHQGNLFVKSDGTIAAVDFGIMGRINRQARYWLAEILYGLTTGNYRRVAEIHFEAQYVPDYHSVEEFATALRAVGEPMRGKPVSELSVGQMLDGLFAITRDFDMQTQPHLLLLQKTMVMVEGVATMLNPKINMWDVSGPFVSEWIRDELGPEAALADGLREQGKTLALIPDIIRRLDAQLPKKGAAPPAPPLPDIPLMWDSGENRRWWRYALTALAGAAAGAAALWALGIS
- a CDS encoding class I SAM-dependent methyltransferase, translated to MATPDTVSFGYEQVPAGEKTAMVGEVFSRVARKYDIMNDAMSGGMHRLWKDRFVRRVKPREGETILDMAGGTGDIAFRMERFGASITVADINPDMLGVGVERAAERGIDSLVWSEQNAEKLSFPDQFFDAYTIAFGIRNVTDIPAALKEAHRVLRYGGRFFCLEFSTNEWPGFAQAYDAYSHHLVPKLGKLIADDEDSYRYLIESIRRFPPMPEFARMIREAGFTAVKVEPILGGLVAIHSGWKA